The DNA window TCGCGGCGGTGCGGGGCTCGGGCGGCGCGATTGTCGCGGTGACGGAGGACGAGATCGTGGCCGCCCTGCGCGCCCTCGCCCGGCGCGGCCTCTACGTGGAGCCCACCGCGGCGGCGGCGGCCGCCGGGCTTACCCAGCTCCTCGCCACCGGCGTCATCGAGCGCGACGAGACCACCGTGCTCGTGCTCACCGGCTCGGGGCTCAAGGCCTCCGAGCGCATCGGCGAGCTGCTCGGCATCCGCGCGCCCCGCGGGTAGCCGCCGCGCGTTGCCGCGTTCCGCCGCGCTGGGTACCATGGCGCATGGCCACCGTCCTCGCCGTCAACGCGGGTTCCTCGAGCCTGAAGTTCGCCGCATTCGCGCCGGGCGATCCGCCGCTCCGGCGTGTCACGGGGAGCATCGATCGCATCGGCCAGCCGGCGGCCACGCTGACCATCGACGGCGGCGCGCGCCGTGAGGCGGTCGCGCCGGATCACGCCGCCGCGCTGCCCCTGCTCGTCGACGCGCTCGGCGCGCGTGGCATCACGGTGGACGCGATCGGCCATCGGCTGGTGCACGGGGGCCCGCGGTTCCTCGCGCCCACTCGCGTGTCGGGAGAGCTCCTGGAGGAGCTACGGCGCATCAGCCCGTTCGATCCCGAGCATCTCCCCGCCGAGATCGCCCTGATCGAGGCCTGTGCGCGGCACTTTCCCGGTCGCCCGCAAGTCGCGTGCTTCGACACCGCGTTCCATCGCGACCTGCCACGGGCGAGCCGCCTGCTCGCCATCCCCCGGAAGTACGAGGCGAAGGGTATCTGGCGCTACGGCTTTCACGGGCTCTCCTACGCGTACCTCACGCGCGCGCTCGCCCGCGAGCCGGGGGGGCTGCCCGCGCGGCTCGTCATCGCGCATCTCGGCAACGGCGCGAGCATCACCGCCATCCGCGACGGCAAGAGCGTGGACACCACGATGGCCTTCACGCCCACCGCGGGCCTGCCCATGAGCCGGCGCTCCGGCGATCTCGATCCCGGCCTCGTCGCCTATCTCG is part of the Candidatus Methylomirabilota bacterium genome and encodes:
- a CDS encoding acetate/propionate family kinase gives rise to the protein MATVLAVNAGSSSLKFAAFAPGDPPLRRVTGSIDRIGQPAATLTIDGGARREAVAPDHAAALPLLVDALGARGITVDAIGHRLVHGGPRFLAPTRVSGELLEELRRISPFDPEHLPAEIALIEACARHFPGRPQVACFDTAFHRDLPRASRLLAIPRKYEAKGIWRYGFHGLSYAYLTRALAREPGGLPARLVIAHLGNGASITAIRDGKSVDTTMAFTPTAGLPMSRRSGDLDPGLVAYLARTEGMTTEQFHEMVNTRSGLLGISETSADVRDLLAREGADVRAAEALAVFCQAVRKTIGAHAAVLGGLDALVFAGGIGEHGAVIRARACEGLGFLGIVLDPARNAEHAGLISTGRVAVRVMRTDEEVEIAASTWEVLGS